Proteins encoded in a region of the Ignavibacteriales bacterium genome:
- a CDS encoding acetate/propionate family kinase: protein MTLLIANPGSTSFKCKLYDLTTMQVLFQANVERIGDKEGIYTFNRAGGEKMVFTQPVPDYPAAVNLTLRSMKDAHLIDDLAAVGFKTVHAKGVTGCVELSDDVLKAMEAYRSLAPVHTDIYLLAISVFQSLLPSIPRIGLFETHFHVNVPPEAYLYAIPYEYYEKHGIRKYGFHGASHRYIGMRAKELFGAQKVISCHLGGSSSICAIKDGWSIDTSMGMSPQSGLPNAKRVGDLDPFGLLYLMEQENLSVQQIGKILMSKGGIYGISGTSGDFRDIEQGMDNGDKRCELAFNTFVYNVKRYIGEYLVALNGADCIVFTAGAGEKSVRIRKAIASNMENLGIVLDEEKNNSNPPEGLISHDSSRIKLAVIPTNEELVVATEVKRYLEHKRS, encoded by the coding sequence ATGACCCTTCTCATTGCAAACCCGGGCAGCACCTCGTTCAAGTGCAAGCTGTACGATCTCACTACCATGCAGGTCCTGTTCCAGGCGAACGTGGAACGAATCGGCGACAAGGAAGGGATCTACACATTCAATCGTGCCGGCGGAGAGAAGATGGTATTCACGCAGCCCGTGCCCGACTACCCTGCAGCTGTTAACCTGACCTTGAGGTCGATGAAAGATGCACACCTCATTGACGACCTCGCCGCCGTTGGTTTCAAAACTGTCCACGCAAAAGGTGTCACAGGATGCGTTGAACTATCGGACGATGTGCTCAAAGCGATGGAGGCCTATCGCTCGCTCGCACCCGTCCATACAGACATCTACCTGCTGGCGATATCTGTATTTCAGAGCCTCCTTCCATCGATTCCGCGCATAGGCCTCTTCGAAACCCATTTCCACGTCAACGTTCCGCCCGAGGCGTACCTCTATGCAATCCCTTATGAGTATTACGAAAAGCATGGGATTCGCAAATACGGATTCCACGGGGCCTCTCACCGATACATCGGAATGCGGGCGAAGGAGCTATTTGGCGCGCAGAAAGTCATTTCCTGCCACCTCGGCGGGAGCTCTTCCATCTGTGCGATCAAAGACGGCTGGTCGATCGATACCTCGATGGGGATGAGCCCGCAAAGCGGGTTGCCGAACGCGAAACGAGTGGGCGATCTTGACCCATTTGGACTGTTGTATCTTATGGAACAGGAGAATCTGTCAGTGCAACAGATTGGCAAGATCCTGATGTCCAAAGGAGGGATCTACGGAATCTCGGGAACCAGCGGCGACTTCCGGGATATCGAGCAAGGGATGGACAACGGAGACAAGCGATGCGAGCTCGCGTTCAACACGTTTGTGTACAACGTGAAGAGATACATTGGAGAGTACCTGGTGGCACTGAATGGTGCAGACTGCATCGTGTTCACCGCCGGTGCAGGGGAAAAGTCCGTCCGCATACGGAAAGCAATCGCCTCAAACATGGAGAACCTCGGGATCGTGCTCGACGAGGAAAAGAACAATTCGAATCCCCCTGAAGGGCTCATTTCCCACGACTCTTCGAGAATCAAACTTGCGGTCATACCGACGAACGAAGAGCTGGTCGTGGCCACCGAAGTGAAACGGTACCTGGAACACAAACGATCATAG
- a CDS encoding class II aldolase/adducin family protein: MQDEQELRRLFVEIGKRIWARGYVAANDGNITAVLNDRELLTTPTGVSKGFMTTDMIIKVDRSGKAVSGHSKFRPSSEVMMHLEVYKTRPDVKAVVHAHPPYATSFAVAGIPLNKCVLPEAIIVIGAVPLAPYGLPSTMEIPDSIRDLIQNSDAILLQNHGTLTLGSDLLNAYHKLETLEHTANIVWKAIQLGNMNVLPERERDRLMTLRDKFNLPGRITSCDATPMPSSHSESYEPKSSNEAVSEQKIRQIAEQVISKLSKR; encoded by the coding sequence ATGCAGGATGAACAGGAACTGCGAAGGCTTTTTGTCGAAATTGGCAAGCGAATCTGGGCCCGCGGGTATGTGGCGGCAAACGACGGTAATATCACGGCCGTCCTGAACGACCGCGAATTGCTCACAACGCCGACAGGTGTGAGCAAAGGATTCATGACCACGGACATGATCATCAAGGTCGACCGGTCGGGAAAAGCCGTCTCCGGTCACTCGAAGTTCCGCCCTTCGAGCGAAGTGATGATGCACCTGGAGGTATACAAGACACGTCCCGACGTCAAGGCAGTCGTCCACGCACATCCCCCCTACGCCACAAGTTTTGCAGTGGCCGGAATACCCCTCAACAAGTGCGTTCTTCCTGAAGCAATCATCGTGATTGGTGCCGTCCCCCTGGCACCGTACGGACTCCCTTCAACCATGGAGATTCCAGACAGCATTCGCGACCTCATACAGAACTCTGATGCCATTCTCCTTCAGAATCATGGCACGCTGACGCTCGGCAGTGATCTTCTCAACGCGTATCACAAACTCGAGACGCTCGAGCACACTGCAAATATCGTCTGGAAAGCCATCCAGTTGGGGAACATGAACGTCCTTCCCGAACGAGAACGCGACCGCTTGATGACGCTGCGCGACAAGTTCAACCTGCCGGGGCGCATAACCTCTTGCGATGCGACGCCGATGCCGAGCAGCCATTCGGAGTCATATGAGCCGAAATCTTCGAACGAAGCCGTCAGCGAACAGAAGATTCGTCAGATTGCGGAACAGGTGATATCAAAGCTTTCGAAACGCTGA
- a CDS encoding BMC domain-containing protein, with protein sequence MMETRDALGIIELASIYKGYHVQDEVLKQAHVEKLVARSICSGKYLMILRGAVGDVETAINVAREVGGFSVVNLTVIPRVDPRVFPAISGTTLFETKLGSKIPAMLIIETFSVASAIKAADCAVKEADLDLIRVHVAMAVGGKGIVVMTGDIAALEAAVQPAVEAVRQDGMLAGYVLIKNPHEDVLRDLI encoded by the coding sequence ATGATGGAAACAAGAGACGCGCTCGGCATCATTGAGTTGGCAAGCATCTACAAGGGTTACCACGTCCAGGATGAGGTGCTGAAACAAGCACACGTGGAGAAGCTGGTTGCGCGGTCGATCTGCTCGGGTAAGTATCTGATGATCTTGCGTGGAGCGGTAGGCGACGTCGAAACCGCTATCAACGTCGCACGCGAAGTCGGAGGGTTCTCTGTCGTCAACCTGACTGTTATACCGAGGGTCGATCCGCGGGTCTTCCCGGCAATCAGCGGCACGACGCTTTTCGAGACAAAACTCGGTTCGAAAATCCCGGCTATGCTGATCATCGAAACCTTTTCCGTCGCATCGGCGATCAAGGCTGCCGATTGCGCTGTCAAGGAAGCCGACCTCGACCTCATAAGAGTTCATGTCGCTATGGCGGTTGGCGGGAAGGGAATCGTCGTAATGACGGGTGACATAGCCGCCTTGGAAGCTGCGGTGCAACCGGCGGTAGAAGCGGTGAGGCAAGACGGCATGCTGGCGGGCTATGTGCTCATCAAGAATCCACACGAAGACGTTCTACGAGATTTGATATAG
- a CDS encoding 4Fe-4S dicluster domain-containing protein, which yields MLTIKEIQNCGIIGAGGAGFPTHVKLNSNPDTIIMNAAECEPLLHKDMQILRRHADRVLEGFNDAMQLTGAREGIIGIKEKHHEEIRLLESKVSGNCRVQPIEDVYPAGDEVTLIYMTTGRIVPPGALPLSVGCVVQNVETLYNIGTHKPVVTKFVSVAGAIEQPATVEVPVGTSYAEVLSHFKITAEEYVVRSGGLMMGILEENLSKVVSKRTSALIVLPADHHCVTMYRRFSSDHAVDIIAKAGCDQCSFCTELCPRYLLGHPVRPELAMRNRMFTRKDLPLTNPGNLSCCECNLCTMYACPEGLDPKGATLIDKRLAKSQKPAGSGEQPAVHPMFDYRKVPVAKLKQRLDVNMFRDEGPLRQLDIHPIVVRVPLRQHAGTPARPAVREGDRVKRYDVIGNASSEISCTVHASIDGIVKKISADEITIERA from the coding sequence TTGTTGACCATCAAGGAGATTCAGAATTGCGGTATTATCGGTGCCGGTGGAGCGGGGTTCCCCACTCACGTCAAGCTGAATTCCAACCCCGACACGATTATCATGAACGCGGCGGAATGCGAACCGCTGCTGCACAAAGATATGCAGATCCTTCGGAGACACGCCGACAGGGTGCTCGAAGGATTCAATGATGCGATGCAGCTCACAGGCGCCCGGGAAGGAATCATCGGGATCAAAGAGAAGCATCACGAAGAAATCCGGCTGCTTGAATCAAAGGTTTCGGGCAATTGCAGGGTTCAGCCGATCGAAGATGTCTATCCCGCGGGGGATGAAGTAACGCTCATCTACATGACCACCGGGAGAATCGTCCCGCCAGGCGCCCTCCCCCTTTCCGTCGGATGCGTCGTTCAGAACGTCGAAACGCTTTACAATATCGGCACGCACAAGCCGGTGGTAACCAAATTCGTCTCCGTCGCCGGGGCGATCGAACAGCCCGCCACCGTCGAGGTGCCGGTCGGGACGTCGTACGCGGAGGTCCTCTCGCATTTCAAGATAACCGCCGAAGAGTATGTGGTACGATCAGGCGGTTTGATGATGGGCATCCTCGAGGAAAACCTCAGCAAGGTCGTATCGAAAAGAACATCTGCGCTCATCGTTCTGCCGGCCGACCACCATTGCGTCACGATGTATCGTCGGTTCAGTTCGGATCACGCAGTAGACATCATTGCGAAGGCGGGATGCGATCAATGTTCGTTCTGCACTGAATTGTGTCCGAGATACCTGCTCGGCCATCCCGTTCGGCCTGAATTGGCGATGCGCAACCGGATGTTCACGCGTAAGGATCTGCCGCTGACAAACCCGGGGAATCTCTCCTGCTGCGAGTGCAATCTTTGCACGATGTACGCTTGTCCGGAAGGTTTGGATCCCAAGGGAGCAACACTCATTGACAAGCGGTTGGCGAAGTCTCAGAAACCGGCGGGGAGCGGAGAGCAACCGGCTGTCCATCCGATGTTCGACTACCGCAAAGTGCCGGTGGCGAAGCTGAAGCAGCGGCTCGACGTCAACATGTTCCGGGACGAGGGTCCCCTCAGGCAGCTTGATATACATCCGATCGTTGTCCGTGTACCCCTTCGGCAGCACGCCGGGACCCCGGCTCGACCGGCGGTGAGGGAAGGCGACCGTGTGAAAAGGTATGATGTGATCGGCAATGCATCTTCGGAGATCTCCTGCACCGTGCACGCGTCAATCGACGGCATTGTGAAGAAGATTTCGGCCGATGAAATTACTATCGAGAGAGCATGA
- a CDS encoding EutN/CcmL family microcompartment protein, whose product MFLARVEKKVISSAKHKAYDGKTVYVVQPVNPDGKPKGAEWVAIDYVGANIGDIVVCGGAPGVARDVFHIDFAPIRTLIMAIVDKIEYTE is encoded by the coding sequence ATGTTCCTCGCACGAGTCGAAAAGAAAGTTATCTCGTCAGCGAAACATAAGGCGTATGACGGCAAGACCGTCTACGTTGTCCAACCCGTCAATCCCGACGGGAAGCCCAAAGGAGCAGAATGGGTCGCCATCGACTATGTGGGTGCCAACATCGGTGACATCGTTGTGTGCGGCGGCGCTCCGGGTGTCGCACGGGACGTCTTCCATATTGATTTCGCGCCGATCAGAACGCTGATCATGGCAATCGTTGACAAGATCGAGTACACAGAATAG
- a CDS encoding EutN/CcmL family microcompartment protein, with translation MKLGIVIGVVWASKKAPELKGCRLCIVQPVSSDLKATDLPLVAADPLNLATGGDTVVYVTSTDATQAFETGFAPVNASIVELVEEIA, from the coding sequence ATGAAGCTTGGGATCGTGATCGGGGTCGTCTGGGCGTCGAAGAAGGCACCCGAACTCAAAGGGTGCCGTCTCTGCATTGTCCAGCCGGTCTCGTCGGACTTGAAAGCGACTGATCTTCCGCTCGTGGCCGCGGATCCGTTGAACCTCGCCACGGGGGGGGACACGGTTGTGTACGTGACCAGCACGGACGCGACACAGGCGTTTGAAACCGGCTTCGCGCCGGTCAATGCGAGCATCGTCGAATTGGTGGAGGAGATTGCCTGA
- a CDS encoding EutN/CcmL family microcompartment protein, translated as MIFAKVVGTVISTQKDENLNGKKLLLCKEVDHKGKPLSTYHVAVDAVQAGEGCFVLLSYGSSARMTEATKNAPIDAVIMAIIDDLQITHSAQGRK; from the coding sequence ATGATATTCGCGAAAGTAGTCGGAACAGTCATTTCGACGCAGAAGGACGAGAACCTCAACGGGAAGAAACTCCTCTTGTGCAAAGAAGTTGACCACAAGGGGAAACCTCTGAGCACGTACCATGTCGCCGTCGACGCGGTGCAGGCAGGCGAGGGGTGCTTCGTTCTTCTCTCGTACGGGTCTTCCGCCCGGATGACCGAGGCAACCAAGAACGCGCCGATCGACGCGGTCATTATGGCCATCATCGACGATCTTCAGATCACGCACTCCGCTCAAGGCCGGAAATGA
- a CDS encoding BMC domain-containing protein, with amino-acid sequence MAAKSAIGILETKGFAPLIQGADAAIKAANVELVEWRQVGSGYVSFLIEGDVASVRSAIEAGADAASKIGEVVSHLVIPRPVEEIDKSLKG; translated from the coding sequence ATGGCAGCAAAAAGCGCAATCGGGATACTGGAAACAAAAGGATTTGCACCGTTGATCCAGGGTGCAGACGCGGCGATCAAAGCGGCCAACGTGGAACTGGTGGAATGGCGCCAAGTCGGAAGCGGATATGTTTCGTTTCTGATCGAAGGAGACGTCGCGTCCGTCCGTTCTGCAATCGAAGCCGGCGCAGATGCCGCTTCCAAGATCGGGGAGGTCGTTTCCCATCTGGTTATCCCGCGTCCGGTTGAAGAGATCGACAAGTCACTCAAAGGCTGA
- a CDS encoding aldehyde dehydrogenase — protein sequence MNINDAQLKELVEQVVRQVVQQLDAPTASPAGGKGDWGVFNDMNDAVEAAYEAFQSYKTRSKQCRKKITDAVRQMTMDHKDELARMTVEETRMGRVNHKTAKLVNAAKNSPGVEYLDPQAWSGRNGLALDEYAPFGVIGNITPATHPGPTMINNIIIQLAGGNTIAFNPHPAAKRVNARVIQLANQYMVKAGAPENLVTCVAEPTLETAKTLFNHEHVDLLSVTGGPEMVAMAMNCPKKVIAAGPGNPPVLIDETADLALAASEITQSASYDNNVLCIAEKEIFVVESVFEQFMGEMQKAGNVRLTTNQMDALAKIALHLSGKHWLIGRDYVGRNANVLGEAIGLNLSDEVPLLFGETDRQHPWVVAEQMTSCIPVVRVKDFEDGLQASLKAEHGFRHTAGIFTRDMNRATTYTRVMDCDVQTINGGTLRGDGGDLGEGYFSHTIATPTGEGICTPLNFVRKRRIMTHGALRFV from the coding sequence GTGAACATCAATGATGCTCAATTAAAAGAACTGGTGGAGCAGGTTGTACGCCAGGTTGTTCAGCAGCTTGATGCCCCGACGGCCTCCCCGGCGGGCGGGAAAGGTGACTGGGGTGTCTTCAACGACATGAATGATGCGGTCGAAGCGGCGTACGAGGCTTTTCAATCGTACAAGACTCGCAGCAAACAGTGCCGGAAAAAGATCACTGATGCGGTCCGGCAGATGACGATGGACCACAAAGACGAGCTTGCGAGAATGACGGTTGAAGAGACCCGAATGGGACGCGTCAATCACAAGACTGCGAAACTCGTCAACGCTGCAAAAAACAGCCCCGGCGTCGAGTATCTGGATCCGCAGGCATGGTCTGGCCGCAACGGTCTGGCATTGGATGAATACGCACCATTCGGCGTCATCGGCAACATTACCCCGGCGACGCACCCCGGTCCCACGATGATCAACAATATCATCATTCAGCTCGCAGGAGGAAACACGATCGCGTTCAATCCGCATCCAGCCGCCAAACGGGTTAACGCCAGAGTCATACAGCTCGCAAATCAGTATATGGTGAAGGCAGGGGCTCCCGAGAATCTTGTCACCTGCGTCGCAGAACCAACGCTCGAGACCGCCAAAACACTCTTCAATCATGAACATGTCGATCTTCTTTCGGTCACGGGCGGACCTGAGATGGTTGCGATGGCGATGAATTGCCCCAAGAAAGTCATCGCAGCCGGACCTGGAAATCCTCCGGTGCTGATTGACGAGACGGCCGATCTGGCTCTCGCTGCGAGCGAGATCACACAAAGCGCCAGTTACGACAACAACGTCCTCTGCATAGCAGAAAAGGAGATCTTCGTTGTCGAATCCGTCTTCGAGCAGTTCATGGGCGAGATGCAGAAGGCTGGAAACGTGCGGTTGACCACGAACCAAATGGACGCGCTGGCAAAGATCGCTCTGCACCTGTCGGGCAAGCACTGGCTCATCGGCCGCGATTACGTCGGGCGAAATGCGAATGTGCTCGGGGAAGCAATCGGGCTCAATCTCTCCGACGAAGTGCCGCTCCTCTTTGGCGAAACCGACCGGCAGCATCCCTGGGTGGTTGCCGAACAGATGACCTCGTGCATCCCGGTCGTCAGGGTCAAGGACTTTGAAGACGGGCTGCAGGCGTCGCTGAAGGCAGAGCACGGCTTCAGGCACACGGCCGGCATTTTTACGCGGGATATGAACCGCGCCACGACGTACACGCGCGTAATGGACTGTGATGTTCAAACCATCAACGGCGGGACGCTTCGGGGCGACGGCGGAGACCTGGGCGAAGGGTACTTCTCCCACACCATTGCCACACCGACCGGAGAGGGAATTTGTACTCCGTTGAATTTCGTCCGCAAGCGCCGCATTATGACGCACGGCGCACTGCGGTTTGTATAG
- a CDS encoding BMC domain-containing protein: MIDALGIIETVGFTSAVQAADAAVKSANVKLGKWIKVGGGRVCIVMRGEVAAVKAAVDAGVTAAKGIGNVACSLVIPRPSDKLAEQFPIEPLTSGKKGGK, translated from the coding sequence ATGATCGATGCATTGGGAATAATCGAAACGGTTGGTTTTACATCTGCCGTTCAGGCAGCTGATGCCGCAGTCAAGTCGGCAAACGTGAAACTCGGCAAGTGGATCAAGGTCGGCGGCGGCAGAGTGTGCATTGTGATGCGGGGAGAAGTTGCGGCGGTGAAGGCGGCGGTCGATGCCGGCGTGACTGCTGCGAAGGGTATCGGCAACGTCGCATGCTCGCTTGTCATTCCGCGTCCTTCGGACAAACTGGCCGAACAGTTTCCTATCGAACCGCTGACGTCCGGAAAAAAGGGTGGAAAATAA
- a CDS encoding BMC domain-containing protein: MSRVALGFVETRGNTGAIQAIDAMLKTANVEFVKRVEIGSAFVTVLVRGEVGAVRSAVEAGAEAAAKVGELVSTNIIPSAHEDVFALLGIEK, translated from the coding sequence ATGTCGCGAGTAGCCTTGGGTTTTGTCGAAACGCGCGGAAACACCGGAGCTATACAGGCCATCGACGCCATGCTCAAGACGGCGAACGTGGAGTTTGTCAAGAGAGTCGAGATCGGGAGCGCGTTCGTGACTGTTCTCGTCCGCGGGGAAGTCGGCGCTGTTCGTTCGGCTGTGGAAGCTGGCGCTGAGGCAGCAGCAAAGGTGGGAGAATTGGTCAGCACGAATATCATTCCTTCGGCGCACGAAGACGTGTTTGCATTACTCGGAATCGAAAAATAA
- a CDS encoding EutN/CcmL family microcompartment protein produces MKIGKVIGKVVSTRKEGNVEGLPILVVSYLDETLSDTGKTAACIDTVNAGDGDVVLLCASSSARMTSRTANVATDNTIVGIVDSVSEGSTYVYRKSNPGAKK; encoded by the coding sequence ATGAAGATAGGAAAAGTCATCGGAAAGGTTGTCTCAACCAGGAAGGAAGGAAACGTCGAGGGGCTGCCGATTCTCGTCGTGAGCTATCTTGACGAAACACTTTCGGATACGGGGAAAACTGCGGCCTGTATCGACACAGTCAATGCGGGCGACGGAGACGTCGTGCTTCTCTGCGCGTCTTCCTCCGCACGAATGACATCGAGAACGGCCAACGTGGCAACCGACAATACCATCGTGGGCATCGTTGATTCCGTTTCGGAAGGATCAACGTACGTCTATAGAAAGAGTAACCCAGGTGCCAAAAAGTGA
- the pduL gene encoding phosphate propanoyltransferase — protein MKSIHAVLQSEPRGGNSTPDSGLQSLRIPLGISNRHIHLTSKTFHQLFGDNTEFESMRPLYQPGEFASIHTLTVVGPKLRSIPGVRILGPLRNYDQVEVSLTDAVFLGIDPPVTNSGNLNDAAPLTLVGPNGSVYLEKCAIVANRHLHMTTNDAARLGVKEGEYCKVRIGGEKPTTFENVLVRTNDNWKIQIHLDTDDANAANVRDETFVEFLGKMGNDR, from the coding sequence GTGAAGTCTATTCACGCCGTTCTACAATCCGAACCGAGGGGTGGGAATTCAACGCCGGATTCGGGGTTGCAGTCTCTGCGCATCCCGCTCGGTATCTCAAACCGCCATATCCACCTCACTTCAAAGACTTTCCATCAGCTCTTCGGCGACAACACTGAGTTTGAATCGATGCGTCCGCTCTATCAGCCGGGGGAGTTTGCATCGATCCACACATTGACAGTCGTTGGGCCAAAGTTACGGAGCATCCCTGGCGTCCGCATTCTTGGACCTCTCAGAAACTATGACCAGGTTGAAGTCTCTCTCACGGACGCGGTGTTCCTTGGCATCGACCCTCCTGTCACCAACTCGGGGAACCTCAACGACGCAGCGCCGTTGACCCTGGTAGGTCCGAACGGATCGGTGTACCTGGAAAAGTGCGCGATCGTCGCCAACCGGCATCTCCACATGACGACGAACGATGCCGCACGACTTGGCGTGAAGGAGGGCGAGTACTGCAAAGTGCGTATCGGCGGGGAAAAGCCAACGACGTTTGAAAACGTTCTTGTGCGAACGAATGACAACTGGAAAATTCAGATACATCTTGATACAGACGATGCCAACGCGGCAAATGTCAGGGATGAGACATTTGTCGAATTCTTGGGCAAAATGGGAAATGACAGATGA
- a CDS encoding type III PLP-dependent enzyme, giving the protein MISENELLNFAAEDGTPVCIIDHDIIRANYRTFKKHLPRVQCYYAVKANSTQQIIETLFKEGSSFDVASYNEFMQVYQYIKHFEKQQKKYFVWDKIIFSNTIKDRHTLAKIKQYKPLVTYDNSAEVKKLKEHCNTAGLVIRVKVPDTGSQVEMSTKFGVEPGEAADLIDEAFNAGLKVEGISFHVGSQCTNFDNYTAALSIASELFNDARKKGYGLNLLDIGGGFPVPYDPQVPDFAKLANLLNSEFERLFPEDIEILAEPGRFIAATSASLVAEIVGKARRAGKIFYHINDGVYHSYSGVVYDHWIPNFHAFKEGPPEICAVVGPTCDSFDKITLSAELPANLEVGDFLYTVNIGAYGTASTTRFNGFDPAKIVHKNF; this is encoded by the coding sequence TTGATCTCAGAAAATGAACTCTTGAACTTTGCCGCGGAAGACGGCACGCCGGTCTGCATCATTGATCACGATATCATTCGGGCTAATTATCGGACCTTCAAGAAGCATCTTCCGAGGGTCCAGTGCTACTACGCGGTGAAGGCGAACTCGACACAGCAGATCATCGAGACCCTCTTCAAGGAAGGTTCAAGCTTCGACGTCGCGTCGTACAATGAGTTCATGCAGGTCTATCAATACATCAAGCACTTCGAAAAGCAGCAGAAGAAGTACTTTGTCTGGGACAAGATCATCTTCTCCAACACCATCAAGGATCGCCACACACTGGCGAAGATCAAGCAGTACAAGCCGCTGGTGACGTACGACAATTCCGCAGAAGTGAAGAAACTGAAAGAACACTGTAACACCGCCGGACTCGTCATTCGTGTCAAAGTGCCGGATACGGGATCACAGGTGGAGATGAGTACGAAGTTCGGCGTCGAGCCTGGAGAAGCGGCCGACCTGATTGACGAAGCATTCAACGCGGGGCTGAAGGTCGAGGGAATCAGTTTCCACGTCGGCAGTCAGTGCACCAACTTCGACAATTACACCGCGGCGCTGTCGATCGCGTCCGAACTTTTCAATGACGCGCGGAAGAAAGGGTACGGGTTGAACCTGCTGGACATCGGCGGCGGATTCCCGGTTCCGTACGACCCGCAGGTTCCTGACTTCGCGAAACTGGCGAACTTGTTGAACTCAGAGTTCGAGCGCCTCTTTCCGGAAGACATCGAAATCCTTGCTGAACCGGGACGATTCATCGCAGCCACCTCCGCGTCGCTCGTTGCGGAGATCGTCGGGAAAGCCCGGAGAGCCGGCAAGATTTTCTACCACATCAATGACGGTGTGTATCATTCCTACTCCGGCGTGGTGTACGACCACTGGATTCCAAATTTCCACGCCTTCAAAGAAGGCCCGCCGGAGATTTGTGCAGTGGTTGGACCAACGTGCGACAGCTTCGACAAGATCACTCTCTCGGCGGAACTCCCCGCGAATCTGGAAGTGGGCGACTTTCTGTACACCGTCAACATCGGCGCCTACGGCACAGCATCGACGACGCGGTTCAACGGATTTGATCCGGCGAAGATCGTGCACAAGAACTTCTGA
- the speY gene encoding deoxyhypusine synthase, producing the protein MKHHHSKNEYLSGKRVLPKAVTKKSDLPSIIDNMDAYNGGRLRAACQLMRDKYSQKDVTIGVSIAGALTPAGLGPSTIIPLMNHGFVDWFVATGANMYHDLHFAFNMPMYRGSHNVDDADLRDKGVTRIYDILFDYQDVLMATDRVLRKIMLRPEFQKEMGTREFYHHLGKVVNEYEKKNKLGEVSVLAAAYRNGIPVFTSSPGDSTIGMNVAGLELLAEAKGLKDHFKLKINPSIDVNDSTAIILNAKRYEKGKTGVLLIGGGSPKNFLLQTEPQIQEVLMIPEAGQDYDINITDARPDTGGLSGAPPSEAVSWGKIDPTKLEETVTAYVDVTVAFPLLAAYVIQTTKPKKLKRLYERGDELRQKLIDSYLENNQEVGELSGMMKTLKP; encoded by the coding sequence ATGAAACACCATCACAGCAAGAATGAGTACTTATCCGGCAAACGCGTTCTTCCGAAGGCCGTGACGAAGAAGAGCGACCTGCCTTCGATTATCGACAACATGGACGCCTACAACGGCGGGAGATTGCGTGCGGCGTGTCAACTGATGCGCGACAAGTATTCTCAGAAAGACGTTACGATCGGTGTCAGCATTGCGGGGGCGCTGACCCCTGCCGGCCTCGGGCCGTCAACGATCATTCCATTGATGAACCACGGGTTCGTCGATTGGTTCGTCGCCACCGGCGCGAACATGTATCACGACCTCCATTTCGCGTTCAACATGCCGATGTACCGAGGGAGCCACAACGTCGACGACGCAGATCTGCGCGACAAAGGCGTCACGAGAATTTACGACATCCTGTTCGATTACCAGGACGTCCTCATGGCGACCGACCGGGTGCTGCGCAAGATCATGCTGCGCCCCGAATTTCAGAAGGAGATGGGAACGAGAGAATTCTACCACCATCTCGGCAAGGTCGTCAACGAGTATGAAAAGAAGAACAAGCTCGGAGAAGTGAGCGTTCTGGCGGCAGCCTATCGCAACGGCATTCCGGTCTTCACCTCCTCTCCCGGCGATTCGACGATCGGTATGAACGTAGCCGGACTGGAACTACTGGCCGAAGCGAAGGGGCTGAAGGATCATTTCAAGCTGAAGATCAACCCCAGCATCGACGTGAATGATTCAACGGCGATCATCCTGAATGCCAAAAGATACGAGAAGGGGAAAACCGGCGTTCTCTTGATCGGCGGAGGCAGCCCCAAGAACTTCCTGCTGCAGACAGAGCCGCAAATCCAGGAAGTGCTGATGATTCCCGAGGCAGGACAGGACTATGACATCAACATCACCGATGCACGCCCCGACACCGGCGGACTCTCCGGCGCACCGCCGAGCGAAGCGGTCAGCTGGGGCAAGATCGATCCGACCAAACTCGAAGAAACGGTGACTGCCTACGTTGACGTGACGGTGGCGTTCCCGCTCCTCGCTGCATACGTGATCCAGACAACGAAGCCGAAGAAGCTGAAGCGGCTGTATGAACGCGGCGACGAACTCCGTCAAAAGCTCATCGATTCTTATCTGGAGAACAATCAGGAAGTTGGTGAGCTGTCCGGGATGATGAAGACTCTGAAGCCTTGA